One Cellulomonas sp. NS3 genomic region harbors:
- a CDS encoding NAD(P) transhydrogenase subunit alpha, which yields MSAELLSNLALFVLALLVGFEVISKIPATLHTPMMSGANSIHGVVLVGAILVAAVADDPLAYVLTFVAAAFAAMNVVGGYVVTDRMLEMFKARPRPAAAAADAAPTEDGAAR from the coding sequence ATGAGCGCCGAGCTGCTCAGCAACCTGGCCCTGTTCGTCCTCGCGCTGCTCGTCGGCTTCGAGGTCATCAGCAAGATCCCCGCCACGCTGCACACCCCGATGATGTCCGGCGCGAACTCGATCCACGGCGTCGTGCTCGTGGGCGCGATCCTCGTCGCGGCCGTCGCCGACGACCCGCTCGCGTACGTCCTGACCTTCGTCGCGGCCGCGTTCGCCGCGATGAACGTCGTCGGCGGCTATGTCGTGACCGACCGGATGCTCGAGATGTTCAAGGCCCGGCCCCGGCCGGCCGCAGCCGCGGCGGACGCCGCCCCGACCGAGGACGGAGCGGCGCGATGA
- a CDS encoding SurA N-terminal domain-containing protein, whose product MTTVPDEHAGRRPGTRRRARLRTGAVLGLVAAVTLAGCTGQPGAAAVVDGRVIAVEDVHTAVAQLSPFFEGATSENVLAVLVQEPTIRAFAQEHGVAVSDQAARAQLTDAAAQLEVPTEEFGEPAVSVSRYLLVWEQLTGLPDAQTLIPDLQLELSELDVEVSPRFGTVDEGNELVAVDRPWLVTSDDETAVE is encoded by the coding sequence GTGACGACGGTTCCGGACGAGCACGCAGGCCGGCGGCCCGGCACGCGCCGGCGTGCACGGCTGCGCACGGGCGCGGTGCTGGGGCTCGTGGCCGCGGTGACCCTCGCGGGGTGCACCGGGCAGCCGGGGGCCGCGGCGGTCGTCGACGGCCGGGTCATCGCCGTCGAGGACGTGCACACGGCCGTCGCGCAGCTCTCCCCGTTCTTCGAGGGCGCGACGTCCGAGAACGTGCTCGCGGTGCTCGTCCAGGAGCCGACGATCCGCGCCTTCGCCCAGGAGCACGGGGTCGCGGTGTCCGACCAGGCGGCGCGCGCCCAGCTGACCGACGCGGCGGCCCAGCTCGAGGTGCCGACGGAGGAGTTCGGCGAGCCGGCGGTCTCGGTGTCGCGGTACCTGCTCGTCTGGGAGCAGCTCACGGGGCTCCCCGACGCGCAGACGCTCATCCCCGACCTGCAGCTCGAGCTCAGCGAGCTCGACGTCGAGGTCAGCCCGCGGTTCGGCACCGTCGACGAGGGCAACGAGCTCGTCGCGGTCGACCGGCCGTGGCTCGTGACGAGCGACGACGAGACCGCGGTCGAGTGA
- a CDS encoding MazG family protein, giving the protein MTAAGPGRPGDGVRDLVATMDRLRSPGGCPWDAQQTHASLVPYALEEAYEVAEAIEAGDRADLREELGDLLLQVVFHARIAQEHPTEPFDLDDVARGITAKLVRRHPHVFGADGAVGTDGPDAGARADGGGADAAPAAGADGRGPERAAYAAGADATAPVGDLHVQWDRIKRAEKQRTSVLDGVPLALGALARGQKVLGRARRAGLELTGAAATGWRSDAQVTSPADPAAAGWQEAEVGRRLLEVVATADELGVDAESALRAAVRGVEQQVQQIERSSAEQ; this is encoded by the coding sequence GTGACCGCCGCGGGTCCCGGCCGGCCGGGCGACGGCGTGCGCGACCTCGTCGCGACGATGGACCGGCTCCGCTCGCCGGGCGGGTGCCCGTGGGACGCGCAGCAGACCCACGCGAGCCTCGTGCCGTACGCGCTCGAGGAGGCCTACGAGGTCGCGGAGGCGATCGAGGCGGGCGACCGCGCGGACCTGCGCGAGGAGCTCGGTGACCTCCTGCTCCAGGTCGTCTTCCACGCGCGCATCGCGCAGGAGCACCCGACCGAGCCGTTCGACCTGGACGACGTCGCGCGCGGGATCACCGCCAAGCTCGTGCGGCGGCACCCGCACGTGTTCGGCGCGGACGGCGCGGTGGGCACCGACGGCCCGGACGCCGGGGCCCGGGCGGACGGAGGGGGCGCGGACGCCGCTCCCGCGGCCGGTGCCGACGGCCGCGGCCCGGAGCGGGCAGCGTACGCGGCCGGCGCGGACGCCACCGCACCCGTCGGTGACCTCCACGTGCAGTGGGACCGGATCAAGCGCGCGGAGAAGCAGCGGACGTCGGTGCTCGACGGCGTCCCGCTCGCGCTCGGGGCGCTCGCCCGGGGCCAGAAGGTGCTCGGCCGGGCGCGCAGGGCCGGCCTGGAGCTCACGGGAGCGGCGGCGACCGGCTGGCGCTCCGACGCCCAGGTCACGTCGCCGGCGGACCCGGCCGCGGCCGGGTGGCAGGAGGCGGAGGTGGGGCGCCGGCTGCTCGAGGTCGTCGCGACGGCCGACGAGCTGGGCGTCGACGCCGAGTCGGCGCTGCGGGCAGCCGTCCGCGGCGTCGAGCAGCAGGTGCAGCAGATCGAGCGCTCTTCCGCCGAGCAGTAG
- a CDS encoding NAD(P)(+) transhydrogenase (Re/Si-specific) subunit beta codes for MSGEALPLLDTVVRVVYLGAAVTFVLGLHLMRSPATARRGNLLSASGMAAAVLATVVLLLAGAGEHGGVVPLAGVALLAGAVVGALGGLVGARRVQMTAMPQLVSVFNAVGGGAAAVVAIVDFQRLHGDGALTAGVSVPVVLDVVIGAVTFSGSLVAAGKLQGWVSGAPLAFPGSRLASIVSAAAAVVGGVVVVVSPSAWLLWVVVLAALAFGVLMVLPIGGADMPVVVSLLNAFTGLAVAMAGFVVDNQIMIIAGALVGASGAILTQQMAEAMNRSVLSIMVGGFGTGDTLAGGDTAAGLQGLEVRRVGAEDVAIQLAYARKVIIVPGYGLAAAQAQRECGELGQLLTDRGITVYYAVHPVAGRMPGHMNVLLAEADVPYPQLLEMDEVNPEFETADVALVVGANDVTNPAARRPGNAISGMPILDVDHARSIVVIKRSLGHGYAGLDNELYGDPKTSMLLADAKKGLAQILAGVKSYVG; via the coding sequence ATGAGCGGCGAGGCGCTTCCCCTGCTGGACACCGTCGTGCGCGTCGTCTACCTCGGCGCCGCCGTGACGTTCGTGCTCGGCCTGCACCTCATGCGGTCCCCGGCGACCGCGCGGCGCGGCAACCTGCTCTCGGCGTCGGGCATGGCCGCGGCCGTGCTCGCGACCGTCGTCCTGCTGCTCGCGGGCGCCGGCGAGCACGGCGGGGTCGTCCCGCTCGCGGGTGTCGCGCTGCTGGCAGGGGCGGTCGTCGGGGCGCTCGGCGGGCTCGTCGGTGCGCGCCGCGTGCAGATGACGGCGATGCCGCAGCTCGTGTCGGTGTTCAACGCGGTGGGCGGCGGGGCGGCCGCGGTCGTCGCGATCGTCGACTTCCAGCGGCTGCACGGTGACGGCGCGCTGACCGCCGGGGTGTCCGTGCCCGTCGTGCTCGACGTGGTCATCGGCGCGGTCACGTTCTCCGGGTCGCTGGTCGCGGCGGGGAAGCTGCAGGGCTGGGTCTCGGGGGCGCCCCTCGCGTTCCCCGGCTCCCGGCTCGCGAGCATCGTGTCGGCCGCGGCGGCCGTCGTCGGCGGGGTCGTGGTCGTGGTGAGCCCGAGCGCGTGGCTGCTGTGGGTCGTCGTGCTCGCGGCGCTCGCCTTCGGGGTGCTCATGGTGCTGCCGATCGGCGGCGCCGACATGCCCGTCGTCGTCTCGCTGCTCAACGCCTTCACCGGGCTCGCCGTCGCGATGGCGGGCTTCGTCGTCGACAACCAGATCATGATCATCGCCGGAGCCCTCGTCGGGGCGAGCGGCGCGATCCTCACGCAGCAGATGGCCGAGGCGATGAACCGCTCGGTGCTCTCCATCATGGTCGGCGGGTTCGGGACGGGCGACACGCTCGCGGGCGGCGACACGGCCGCCGGCCTGCAGGGTCTCGAGGTGCGCCGCGTGGGAGCGGAGGACGTCGCGATCCAGCTCGCGTACGCCCGCAAGGTCATCATCGTCCCGGGCTACGGCCTCGCCGCCGCCCAGGCGCAGCGCGAGTGCGGCGAGCTCGGCCAGCTCCTCACCGACCGCGGCATCACCGTGTACTACGCGGTGCACCCCGTCGCGGGGCGCATGCCCGGGCACATGAACGTGCTGCTCGCCGAGGCCGACGTGCCCTACCCGCAGCTGCTCGAGATGGACGAGGTCAACCCGGAGTTCGAGACGGCCGACGTCGCGCTCGTCGTGGGAGCGAACGACGTCACGAACCCCGCGGCGCGCCGGCCGGGCAACGCGATCTCCGGGATGCCGATCCTCGACGTCGACCACGCCCGCTCGATCGTCGTGATCAAGCGCTCGCTCGGGCACGGGTACGCGGGGCTCGACAACGAGCTCTACGGCGACCCGAAGACGAGCATGCTGCTCGCGGACGCCAAGAAGGGCCTCGCGCAGATCCTCGCGGGGGTCAAGTCGTACGTCGGGTGA
- a CDS encoding NAD(P) transhydrogenase subunit alpha — translation MTTALTVAALVERAAGEQRVALVPEVVARLVADGYEVLLESGAGARAFHPDDAYVAAGAKVDTLDAVLAAADVLLAVRRPEPTVLDRLRPGQVLIGLLDARGDARAGLDELAARGVVVLSLDLLPRTLSRAQTMDALSSQASVAGYRAALVAAEAFGRYVPMMITAAGTARPATVLVLGAGVAGLQAIGTARRLGAQVSGYDVRPAAREEVTSLGAGFLRTSVTAGAGEGGYARALTPEEQALQQAELGQQIRTFDVVITTAQVPGGRPPVLVTAETLAAMRPGSVVVDLASGPLGGNVDGSVPGQRVLTEGGVTVIGAGDLPAQMPTGASAAYARNVTALLAAVVRDGALALDPQDEVVGAVWVRPAAPADLRAATQGPAPTTPASLPEGE, via the coding sequence ATGACGACGGCACTGACGGTGGCGGCGCTCGTGGAGCGCGCGGCGGGGGAGCAGCGCGTCGCGCTCGTCCCCGAGGTGGTGGCCCGGCTCGTCGCGGACGGCTACGAGGTGCTCCTGGAGTCCGGAGCAGGGGCGCGGGCGTTCCACCCCGACGACGCGTACGTCGCCGCCGGCGCCAAGGTCGACACGCTCGACGCCGTGCTCGCGGCCGCCGACGTCCTCCTCGCGGTGCGTCGCCCCGAGCCCACGGTGCTCGACCGGCTGCGGCCCGGGCAGGTGCTGATCGGGCTGCTCGACGCGCGCGGTGACGCCCGGGCGGGGCTCGACGAGCTCGCCGCCCGCGGGGTCGTCGTGCTGTCGCTCGACCTCCTCCCGCGCACCCTCTCGCGGGCGCAGACCATGGACGCGCTGAGCTCGCAGGCGTCCGTCGCCGGCTACCGCGCGGCGCTCGTCGCGGCCGAGGCGTTCGGGCGGTACGTGCCGATGATGATCACGGCCGCCGGGACCGCACGGCCCGCGACGGTGCTCGTGCTCGGCGCCGGCGTGGCCGGCCTGCAGGCGATCGGGACCGCACGCCGGCTCGGCGCGCAGGTCAGCGGCTACGACGTCCGGCCCGCGGCCCGGGAGGAGGTCACGTCGCTCGGCGCCGGCTTCCTGCGCACGTCCGTGACGGCGGGTGCGGGCGAGGGCGGCTACGCCCGGGCGCTCACCCCCGAGGAGCAGGCGCTCCAGCAGGCCGAGCTCGGGCAGCAGATCCGCACGTTCGACGTGGTGATCACGACGGCGCAGGTGCCCGGCGGGCGCCCGCCCGTGCTGGTCACGGCCGAGACGCTCGCGGCGATGAGGCCGGGCTCGGTCGTCGTCGACCTCGCGTCCGGGCCGCTCGGCGGCAACGTCGACGGCTCGGTCCCCGGGCAGCGGGTCCTGACCGAGGGCGGCGTCACGGTCATCGGGGCGGGCGACCTGCCGGCGCAGATGCCGACCGGCGCGTCGGCGGCCTACGCGCGCAACGTCACCGCGCTCCTCGCGGCCGTGGTGCGGGACGGCGCGCTCGCGCTCGACCCGCAGGACGAGGTCGTGGGCGCCGTCTGGGTCCGGCCCGCGGCGCCCGCCGACCTCCGGGCCGCGACGCAGGGCCCCGCCCCGACCACCCCCGCGAGCCTCCCGGAAGGGGAGTGA